The proteins below come from a single Oryzomicrobium terrae genomic window:
- a CDS encoding DUF4136 domain-containing protein, which produces MVLPSRLFVLCLSLLLAACASEPRVRSDYDPQADFSRYQTFAFFSPAGTDKAGYGTLVTERLKHATRAELERRGYVYREASPDLLVNFSGKLEHRTSVVPAPPPPPMGYYGYRGGFYGPWPGYGWGQEVINYTEGTLNIDLVDARRRQLVWEGVGVGTVGDVEEAISQKSLDKAVAAIFARYPFVAGVRATAPAKDK; this is translated from the coding sequence ATGGTCCTGCCATCCCGGCTGTTCGTTTTGTGTCTGTCCCTGCTCCTGGCCGCCTGTGCCAGCGAGCCCCGGGTGCGTAGCGATTACGACCCCCAGGCGGATTTCTCGCGCTACCAGACCTTTGCCTTCTTCTCCCCGGCCGGCACCGACAAGGCCGGTTACGGCACCCTGGTGACCGAGCGGCTCAAGCACGCCACCCGGGCCGAGTTGGAGCGGCGCGGCTACGTCTACCGGGAAGCCTCTCCCGATCTGTTGGTGAATTTCAGCGGCAAGCTGGAACACCGGACCAGCGTGGTACCGGCGCCACCGCCGCCGCCGATGGGCTACTACGGCTACCGTGGCGGTTTCTACGGCCCCTGGCCCGGCTACGGCTGGGGGCAGGAAGTCATCAACTACACCGAGGGCACCCTCAACATCGACCTGGTGGACGCCCGCCGTCGCCAGTTGGTCTGGGAGGGGGTCGGGGTCGGCACGGTGGGCGATGTGGAGGAGGCCATCTCGCAAAAGTCCCTGGACAAGGCGGTGGCCGCCATCTTCGCCCGCTACCCGTTCGTGGCCGGTGTGCGGGCCACGGCGCCGGCCAAGGACAAGTAG
- the upp gene encoding uracil phosphoribosyltransferase, with amino-acid sequence MAFTVVDHPLVQHKIGLLRAADMSTKKFRELTAELARLLAYEACRDFPVETVTVEGWCGPVEVQQLKGKKVTVVPILRAGLGMLDGVLDLMPSARVSVVGIARNEETLMPEPYFEKLVGSLEERMALIIDPMLATGGSLNATIDMLKRKGCRQIQALVLVAAPEGVKAVTAAHPDVAIHAASLDSHLNADGYIIPGLGDAGDKLFGTKQ; translated from the coding sequence ATGGCCTTTACCGTCGTCGACCACCCCCTCGTCCAGCACAAGATCGGCTTGCTGCGGGCCGCGGACATGAGCACCAAGAAGTTCCGCGAGCTGACGGCGGAACTGGCCCGGCTGCTGGCCTACGAGGCCTGTCGCGACTTTCCCGTGGAAACGGTGACGGTGGAGGGCTGGTGCGGCCCGGTGGAAGTGCAGCAACTGAAGGGCAAGAAGGTCACCGTGGTACCCATCCTGCGCGCCGGCCTGGGCATGCTAGACGGGGTGCTCGACCTGATGCCGAGCGCCCGGGTGAGCGTGGTGGGCATCGCCCGCAACGAGGAAACCCTGATGCCCGAGCCTTATTTCGAGAAGCTGGTGGGCAGCCTGGAAGAGCGCATGGCCTTGATCATCGACCCGATGCTGGCCACCGGCGGCTCCCTCAACGCCACCATCGACATGTTGAAGCGCAAGGGCTGCCGCCAGATCCAGGCCCTGGTGCTGGTGGCGGCGCCGGAGGGGGTCAAGGCGGTGACCGCTGCCCATCCCGACGTGGCGATCCACGCCGCGTCCCTGGACAGCCACCTCAACGCCGACGGCTACATCATCCCCGGCCTGGGCGACGCGGGCGACAAGCTGTTCGGTACCAAGCAATGA
- a CDS encoding DMT family transporter, whose amino-acid sequence MPVHTRHPLALGVLCAQGAGLLWGLVFVAPLRFADVAPASLALGRYLAFGLVALLLAGTDRRRLQALGRADWRRAVALTLVGNFIYYGCLAAALQQAGGPLPTLIIGTLPVVIAVCANLSSPDLPWRRLVPPLLAIGCGLLLVHAQEAGDTASPQFSLGVLLAVAAVACWTWYPLANAAWLRRHPHLSPTTWATAQGLVTLPLAVIGFAGLLLVQPTPRIWGSDPAAYIAGMAVLGLGASWAGTLLWNRASQLLPPSLTGQLIVFETLAALGYLYAFAGRGPTVFEKAGIVLLLCGVLLGVRAVSGKQRH is encoded by the coding sequence ATGCCCGTCCACACCCGCCATCCCCTCGCCCTGGGCGTGCTCTGCGCCCAGGGCGCCGGCCTGCTTTGGGGCTTGGTCTTCGTCGCCCCGTTACGCTTCGCCGACGTGGCACCGGCCTCCCTGGCCCTCGGGCGCTACCTGGCCTTCGGCCTGGTCGCCCTGCTGCTCGCCGGCACCGACCGGCGCCGCCTCCAGGCCCTGGGCCGGGCCGACTGGCGACGTGCCGTGGCCCTCACCCTGGTGGGCAACTTCATCTACTACGGCTGCCTGGCCGCGGCGTTGCAGCAGGCCGGCGGGCCGCTGCCGACGCTGATCATCGGCACCCTGCCGGTGGTCATCGCCGTCTGCGCCAACCTGAGCAGCCCGGACCTGCCCTGGCGGCGCCTGGTGCCGCCCCTGCTGGCCATCGGTTGCGGCCTGCTGCTGGTCCACGCCCAGGAGGCCGGCGATACCGCCTCCCCGCAGTTTTCCCTCGGCGTGCTGCTTGCCGTGGCGGCAGTGGCCTGCTGGACCTGGTATCCCCTGGCCAATGCCGCCTGGCTGCGTCGCCACCCCCACCTCTCGCCGACCACCTGGGCCACCGCCCAGGGACTGGTCACCCTGCCCCTGGCCGTGATCGGCTTTGCCGGGCTTCTTCTGGTTCAGCCCACCCCACGGATCTGGGGCAGCGACCCGGCCGCCTACATCGCCGGCATGGCGGTACTCGGCCTGGGCGCCTCCTGGGCCGGCACGTTGCTGTGGAACCGGGCCAGTCAACTGCTGCCGCCCTCCCTCACCGGCCAGTTGATCGTCTTTGAAACTCTGGCTGCCCTGGGCTACCTCTACGCCTTCGCTGGCCGGGGACCGACGGTTTTCGAGAAGGCCGGTATCGTCTTGCTGCTCTGCGGCGTATTGCTCGGCGTGCGGGCGGTTAGCGGGAAGCAACGCCATTAA
- a CDS encoding sulfate ABC transporter substrate-binding protein has protein sequence MAYKTPLSRVLGTLALALSTAFGAAHAADVNLLNVSYDPTRELYQDYNGAFTKYWKAKTGDNLTVRQSHGGSGKQGRAVIDGLEADVVTLALAYDIDEIAAKAKLLPADWQKRLPHNASPYTSTIVFLVRKGNPKNIKDWEDLAKPGISVITPNPKTSGGARWNYLAAWGYALKKYGSEDKAQEFVGRLLKNVPVFDTGARGATITFVERGLGDVLLAWENEALLATKEIGKDKFDIVAPETSILAEPPVSLVDKNVDKHGTRKVAQAYLEYLYSPEGQDIAGKHYYRPVDAKVAAKYASQFPKVKLFTINDVFGGWEKATKAHFSDGGSFDRLVGGNR, from the coding sequence ATGGCGTACAAGACTCCCCTTTCCCGCGTGCTCGGCACCCTGGCCCTGGCACTTTCCACCGCGTTTGGCGCCGCCCACGCGGCCGACGTGAATCTGCTCAACGTCTCCTACGACCCGACCCGGGAGCTGTACCAGGACTACAACGGCGCCTTCACCAAGTACTGGAAGGCCAAGACCGGCGACAACCTGACCGTGCGCCAGTCCCACGGCGGCTCGGGCAAGCAGGGCCGCGCGGTGATCGACGGCCTGGAAGCCGACGTGGTCACCCTGGCCCTGGCCTACGACATCGACGAGATCGCCGCCAAGGCCAAGCTGCTGCCGGCCGACTGGCAGAAGCGTCTGCCCCACAACGCCAGCCCCTACACCTCGACCATCGTCTTCCTGGTGCGCAAGGGCAACCCGAAGAACATCAAGGATTGGGAAGACCTGGCCAAGCCGGGCATCTCGGTGATCACCCCCAACCCCAAGACCTCCGGCGGCGCCCGCTGGAACTACCTGGCGGCCTGGGGCTACGCTCTGAAGAAGTACGGCAGCGAGGACAAGGCCCAGGAATTCGTCGGTCGCCTGCTCAAGAACGTGCCCGTGTTCGACACCGGCGCCCGGGGTGCCACCATCACCTTCGTCGAGCGCGGCCTGGGCGACGTGCTGCTCGCCTGGGAGAACGAGGCCCTGCTGGCCACCAAGGAAATCGGCAAGGACAAGTTCGACATCGTGGCGCCGGAAACTTCGATCCTGGCCGAACCGCCGGTGTCGCTCGTGGACAAGAACGTGGACAAGCACGGCACCCGCAAGGTGGCCCAGGCCTACCTGGAGTACCTGTACTCGCCGGAAGGCCAGGACATCGCCGGCAAGCACTACTACCGCCCGGTGGATGCCAAGGTGGCGGCCAAGTACGCTAGCCAGTTCCCCAAGGTCAAGCTGTTCACCATCAACGACGTGTTCGGCGGCTGGGAAAAGGCCACCAAGGCCCACTTCTCCGACGGCGGCTCCTTCGACCGGCTGGTCGGCGGCAACCGCTAA
- a CDS encoding EAL domain-containing protein: MTALEALHDVVRYFNDHAFARPTGQPALNVTPQQVEGLFTDLRLESRYQPLISVRDGASVAHEALLRAFGPDGTPLSPEDVFSLPGGSEEMVHLDRLVRTLHALNFLANGARGDLHLNVHPQHLLAVQGGHGQVFETILRHLGLSPSQVVLEIVETGDSSGGDGKSYEAHLARAIAGWRERGYRIALDDFGRAHSNVHRLAWLSPDIVKLDGTLIYAAEQDRRHASILSRMVAIAHDIGAVAVCEGIETPRHLELAIAAGADQVQGYLFGQPASFSQLTQASVADGNAMSAALGTLQTLFAEFAPDASNALAA, translated from the coding sequence ATGACCGCCCTGGAAGCCCTGCACGACGTGGTCCGCTACTTCAACGACCACGCCTTCGCCCGCCCCACCGGCCAGCCGGCCCTGAACGTGACCCCTCAGCAGGTCGAGGGGCTGTTCACCGACCTGCGCCTGGAATCCCGCTACCAACCCCTGATCTCGGTGCGGGACGGGGCCAGCGTGGCCCACGAGGCCCTGCTGCGCGCCTTCGGGCCGGACGGCACACCCCTGTCGCCGGAAGACGTGTTCTCCCTGCCGGGAGGCAGCGAGGAGATGGTGCACCTGGATCGCTTGGTGCGCACCCTCCACGCCCTCAACTTCCTGGCCAACGGGGCTCGGGGCGACCTGCACCTGAACGTCCATCCCCAGCACCTGCTGGCGGTCCAGGGCGGCCATGGGCAAGTCTTCGAAACCATCCTGCGCCACCTGGGGCTATCCCCTAGCCAGGTGGTGCTGGAAATCGTCGAAACCGGTGACAGCAGCGGCGGTGACGGCAAATCCTACGAGGCCCACCTGGCCCGGGCCATCGCCGGGTGGCGCGAGCGGGGCTACCGCATCGCCCTGGACGACTTCGGCCGGGCCCACTCCAACGTGCACCGCCTGGCCTGGCTGTCGCCGGACATCGTCAAGCTCGACGGCACCCTGATCTACGCCGCCGAACAGGACCGGCGCCACGCCAGCATCCTCAGCCGCATGGTGGCCATCGCCCACGACATCGGCGCGGTGGCGGTGTGCGAGGGCATCGAGACCCCGCGCCACCTGGAGCTGGCCATCGCCGCCGGCGCCGACCAGGTACAGGGCTACCTGTTCGGCCAACCGGCCTCCTTCAGCCAATTGACCCAGGCCAGCGTAGCGGATGGCAACGCCATGAGCGCCGCCCTGGGCACCCTGCAAACCCTGTTCGCCGAATTCGCACCGGATGCCTCCAACGCCCTGGCGGCCTGA
- the rlmB gene encoding 23S rRNA (guanosine(2251)-2'-O)-methyltransferase RlmB, giving the protein MAESRSQTRSIHGFHAIIAKLRHDPEAVKEIYLDANRQDGRAKDLLRHAETQGVRVIPVDGKRLDGMAPGARHQGVIALVDARIRHITLDDVLDTLDEPALLLVLDGITDPRNLGACLRVADAVGAHAVVAPKDRAVGLTDVAIKAASGAAETVPYVVVTNLARSLREMKERDIWVVGTAGEATSTLYEAQWPEATAWVLGAEGEGLRRLTRETCDALVSIPMLGSVESLNVSVATGVCLFEARRRRMAGA; this is encoded by the coding sequence ATGGCCGAAAGCCGCTCCCAGACCCGCTCCATCCACGGCTTTCACGCCATCATCGCCAAGCTGCGCCACGACCCGGAGGCGGTGAAGGAAATCTACCTCGACGCCAACCGCCAGGACGGGCGGGCCAAGGATCTGCTCCGCCACGCCGAAACCCAGGGCGTGCGGGTGATTCCGGTGGACGGCAAGCGCCTCGACGGCATGGCGCCGGGGGCGCGCCACCAGGGGGTGATCGCCCTGGTGGATGCCCGCATCCGCCACATCACCCTGGACGACGTGCTCGATACCCTGGACGAACCGGCCCTGCTGCTGGTGCTGGACGGCATCACTGATCCGCGCAACCTGGGGGCCTGCCTGCGGGTGGCCGACGCGGTCGGCGCCCATGCCGTGGTGGCGCCCAAGGACCGGGCGGTGGGGCTCACCGACGTGGCGATCAAGGCCGCCTCCGGCGCCGCCGAAACCGTGCCCTACGTGGTGGTCACCAACCTGGCCCGCAGCCTGCGCGAAATGAAGGAGCGGGACATCTGGGTGGTGGGCACCGCCGGTGAAGCCACCTCCACTCTTTATGAAGCCCAGTGGCCGGAAGCCACGGCCTGGGTGCTGGGGGCCGAAGGGGAAGGGCTGCGCCGCCTGACCCGGGAGACCTGCGACGCCCTGGTGAGCATCCCCATGCTGGGCAGCGTCGAATCCCTCAACGTCTCGGTGGCGACCGGGGTCTGTCTGTTCGAGGCGCGCCGGCGGCGCATGGCCGGCGCTTGA
- the rnr gene encoding ribonuclease R, translating to MSKVRRSDPFFEREVQKYPSPLPSREYITLTLEEQGRPVSVEHLCALLDIAPFERDLFERRLRAMEREGEVLRNRKGALILPEKVDLIPGRVMGHADGFGFLIPDDQSDDLYLEPKQMDRVLHGDRALARVAGVDRRGRREGVIVEVLERANTLLVGRVFEEHGVRFVVPENRRINQKILLAPAEKGETGKKGKKRGGVAVVQPGQVVVVEIIEQPTRYTQPIGRVKEVLGNYADPGMEIEIALRKHDLPFDFSPEAEAETKAIPDTVRKVDTAGREDLTHLPLVTIDGETARDFDDAVYAEKVGRGYRLVVAIADVSHYVKPGMALDHDAFSRGNSVYFPRRVIPMLPEKLSNGLCSLNPDVIRLSMVCDMQITSAGRIKSYRFYPAVFRSRARLTYTQVWNWISGAAQPEADAHVAVFPHLQTLYKLFQVLSKARDQRAAIDFETTETQMIFNDQGKIDTIVPVVRNDAHKLIEECMLAANVCAANFLEEHKQTCLYRVHQGPTPEKLEALRDFLKEFGLSIGGGDAPGARDYAELLDKVKDRPDAPLLQTVMLRSLRQAIYSPDNLGHFGLAYEAYTHFTSPIRRYPDLLVHRAIKAVLSGQRYKPEGYQDLILIPEKPLKRNGAQSRPAEVKTAKALPAEAPKDKDHANWESIGLHCSATERRADEATRDVENWLKCFYMKERIGEVFDGTISTVVPFGIFVALDEVYVEGLVHVSELGEDYFHHDPVKHAMVGERTKVSYRLGGRVKVKLVRADMESGKIDFALVKDGAAAGKGARAVEAATPDKMGKKPHHTARHEPQPASGFAKREDGRTSRRDKAAGKKGASSSHRGAEHYAAKSAPGSHRHQERTSKKTFPAKAAPMRDEDRPTTYFGPPEGVANAAVPSVPAATSRRRKAPVAALLGGVPLPLVEVAQAPVEALPKKKQSATGKPVKTVKSAKATKATKASQATQAAGTGAGKKTAATVKKAPAKAAAVKRKPTKSAPAADKAAAPATVEQAVAPKTSAKKKPAAKPAATTKAPKRAKAAAPVVEGASKTVATPTTATKATGKTANKSATGKTAAGAATAKPVKTGASKASKGG from the coding sequence TTGTCGAAAGTTCGCCGCAGCGATCCGTTTTTTGAGCGCGAGGTACAAAAGTACCCGTCGCCGCTGCCCTCCCGGGAATACATCACCCTGACCCTGGAAGAACAAGGCAGACCCGTCAGCGTCGAGCATCTGTGCGCCTTGCTCGATATCGCTCCCTTCGAGCGCGATCTGTTCGAGCGACGCCTGCGTGCCATGGAGCGGGAAGGGGAAGTCCTGCGCAACCGCAAGGGCGCCCTGATCCTGCCGGAAAAAGTGGATCTGATTCCCGGTCGGGTGATGGGCCATGCCGACGGTTTCGGCTTTCTGATTCCGGACGACCAGTCCGACGACCTGTACCTCGAACCCAAGCAGATGGACCGGGTACTGCACGGCGACCGTGCACTGGCGCGGGTGGCTGGAGTGGACCGGCGCGGGCGGCGCGAAGGGGTCATCGTCGAGGTGCTGGAGCGGGCCAATACCCTGCTAGTGGGGCGCGTCTTCGAGGAGCACGGCGTGCGCTTCGTCGTGCCGGAGAACCGGCGCATCAACCAGAAAATCCTGCTGGCTCCCGCCGAAAAGGGTGAAACCGGCAAAAAGGGCAAGAAGCGTGGTGGCGTGGCCGTGGTCCAGCCCGGTCAGGTGGTGGTGGTCGAGATCATCGAGCAGCCGACCCGCTACACCCAGCCCATCGGCCGGGTGAAGGAGGTGCTGGGCAACTACGCCGACCCAGGCATGGAGATCGAGATCGCCCTGCGCAAGCACGATCTGCCCTTCGATTTCTCGCCGGAAGCCGAGGCCGAGACCAAGGCCATTCCGGACACGGTGCGCAAGGTCGATACCGCCGGCCGCGAGGACCTGACCCACCTGCCCCTGGTGACCATCGACGGTGAAACCGCCCGGGACTTCGACGACGCGGTTTATGCCGAAAAGGTCGGCCGGGGGTACCGCCTGGTGGTGGCCATCGCCGACGTCTCCCACTACGTCAAGCCGGGTATGGCCCTGGACCACGACGCCTTCTCCCGGGGCAACTCGGTCTATTTCCCGCGCCGGGTGATCCCGATGCTGCCGGAAAAGCTTTCCAACGGCTTGTGCTCCCTCAACCCGGACGTGATCCGCCTGTCCATGGTCTGCGACATGCAGATCACCAGTGCCGGCCGTATCAAGAGCTACCGTTTCTACCCGGCGGTGTTCCGTTCCCGGGCCCGCCTCACCTACACCCAGGTGTGGAACTGGATCTCCGGCGCCGCGCAGCCCGAAGCCGATGCACACGTGGCGGTCTTTCCTCACCTGCAAACCCTCTACAAGCTGTTCCAGGTGCTCTCCAAGGCCCGGGATCAGCGGGCGGCCATCGATTTCGAGACCACCGAGACCCAGATGATCTTCAACGATCAAGGCAAGATCGACACGATCGTGCCGGTGGTCCGCAACGATGCTCACAAACTGATCGAGGAATGCATGCTGGCGGCCAACGTCTGTGCCGCCAATTTCCTCGAAGAGCACAAGCAGACCTGCCTGTACCGGGTGCACCAGGGCCCGACGCCGGAAAAGCTCGAAGCCCTGCGCGACTTCCTCAAGGAATTCGGTCTGTCCATCGGCGGCGGCGATGCCCCGGGGGCCCGGGACTATGCCGAACTGCTCGACAAGGTGAAGGACCGGCCCGACGCACCGCTGCTGCAGACGGTGATGCTGCGCTCCCTGCGCCAGGCCATCTACAGCCCGGACAACCTGGGCCACTTCGGCCTGGCCTACGAGGCCTACACCCATTTCACCTCGCCGATCCGTCGCTACCCGGACCTGCTGGTGCACCGGGCGATCAAGGCGGTGCTGTCCGGTCAGCGCTACAAGCCCGAGGGCTACCAGGACCTGATTCTGATTCCGGAAAAGCCCCTCAAGCGTAACGGCGCCCAGTCGCGCCCGGCCGAGGTCAAGACCGCCAAGGCCCTGCCGGCGGAGGCCCCCAAGGACAAGGATCACGCCAACTGGGAATCCATCGGCCTGCACTGCTCGGCCACCGAGCGGCGTGCCGACGAGGCTACCCGGGATGTGGAGAACTGGCTGAAGTGCTTCTACATGAAGGAGCGCATCGGCGAGGTGTTCGACGGCACCATTTCCACCGTGGTGCCCTTCGGCATCTTCGTCGCCCTGGACGAGGTGTACGTCGAAGGCCTGGTGCATGTTTCCGAGCTCGGGGAGGACTACTTCCACCACGACCCGGTCAAGCATGCCATGGTCGGTGAGCGGACCAAGGTCAGTTATCGCCTCGGCGGCCGGGTCAAGGTCAAGCTGGTGCGTGCCGACATGGAGAGCGGCAAGATCGATTTCGCCCTGGTCAAGGACGGTGCGGCTGCAGGCAAGGGGGCGCGGGCTGTCGAGGCCGCGACACCGGACAAAATGGGCAAGAAACCCCATCATACTGCCAGGCACGAGCCCCAGCCGGCTTCCGGCTTCGCCAAGCGCGAGGATGGGCGCACCTCCCGCCGTGACAAGGCTGCCGGCAAGAAGGGGGCTTCCTCGTCGCACCGGGGGGCGGAACACTACGCTGCCAAGAGTGCCCCGGGCAGCCATCGCCACCAGGAGCGCACGAGCAAGAAAACCTTCCCGGCCAAGGCCGCTCCGATGCGCGACGAGGATCGTCCGACGACTTACTTCGGACCGCCTGAAGGCGTGGCCAACGCCGCCGTTCCTAGCGTTCCCGCCGCCACGTCGAGGCGGCGCAAGGCACCCGTAGCGGCTTTGCTGGGCGGTGTTCCCTTGCCGCTGGTCGAGGTCGCCCAGGCTCCCGTGGAAGCGCTGCCGAAGAAGAAGCAAAGCGCGACCGGCAAGCCCGTGAAAACGGTGAAATCGGCTAAAGCGACCAAAGCAACGAAAGCCAGCCAAGCGACCCAGGCCGCCGGTACCGGTGCAGGCAAAAAAACGGCAGCAACGGTGAAAAAAGCGCCGGCAAAGGCCGCGGCGGTCAAGCGTAAGCCGACCAAGAGCGCCCCTGCCGCGGACAAAGCGGCGGCTCCGGCCACGGTGGAACAAGCGGTGGCGCCCAAGACCAGTGCGAAGAAAAAACCAGCTGCCAAACCGGCGGCGACCACGAAGGCTCCCAAGCGCGCCAAGGCCGCGGCCCCCGTGGTTGAAGGCGCAAGCAAGACGGTGGCAACACCCACGACGGCCACCAAGGCTACCGGCAAAACGGCGAACAAGAGCGCAACGGGCAAGACTGCCGCCGGTGCCGCCACCGCCAAACCCGTCAAGACCGGGGCAAGCAAAGCCAGCAAAGGGGGCTGA
- a CDS encoding MFS transporter, with product MENTLATTATAAGDAQRTGFRVLGAISFAHFLNDMIQSLILAIYPLLKGNFGLSFAQIGLITLAYQLSASLLQPLVGLYTDRHPKPHSLSVGMGCTLAGLLLLAVAPDFITVLGAAMLVGTGSSIFHPESSRVARMASGGRHGLAQSIFQVGGNGGSAVGPLLAAWIIIPNGQASVAWFALAALLAIAVLWQIGRWYRVQQALQRARGGHAKAQASPLPRRTVALAMGVLLLLIFSKYFYLTSLQSYYTFYLISRFGLSIQSAQVHLFLFLFAVAAGTILGGPIGDRIGRKRVIWASILGAAPFTLALPYANLFWTGVLTVIIGFIMASAFSAILVFAQELIPGKVGTVSGLFFGFAFGMGGIGAAVLGRLADAWGIEYVYWLCSFLPLLGICAALLPNPARPR from the coding sequence ATGGAAAACACCCTCGCCACAACCGCTACCGCCGCCGGGGATGCCCAGCGCACCGGCTTCCGGGTGCTCGGGGCGATCAGCTTCGCCCACTTCCTCAACGACATGATCCAGTCGTTGATTCTGGCTATCTATCCGCTGCTCAAGGGCAACTTCGGCCTGAGCTTCGCCCAGATCGGCCTGATCACCCTGGCCTACCAGCTCTCCGCCTCCCTGCTGCAACCCCTGGTGGGGCTGTACACCGACCGCCACCCCAAGCCCCATTCCCTCTCGGTGGGCATGGGTTGCACCCTGGCGGGCCTGCTGCTGCTGGCGGTGGCCCCCGACTTCATAACCGTGCTGGGGGCCGCCATGCTGGTGGGCACCGGCTCGTCGATCTTCCATCCGGAATCGTCCCGGGTGGCGCGCATGGCCTCCGGCGGGCGCCACGGCCTGGCCCAGTCCATCTTCCAGGTGGGTGGCAACGGCGGCAGTGCCGTGGGGCCCCTGCTGGCGGCGTGGATCATCATCCCCAACGGCCAGGCCAGCGTCGCCTGGTTCGCCCTGGCGGCCCTGCTGGCGATCGCCGTGCTGTGGCAGATCGGCCGCTGGTACCGGGTCCAGCAGGCCCTGCAACGGGCCCGGGGCGGCCACGCCAAGGCCCAGGCCTCGCCCCTGCCGCGGCGCACCGTGGCCCTGGCCATGGGGGTGCTGCTGCTGCTGATCTTCTCCAAGTACTTCTACCTGACCAGCTTGCAGAGCTACTACACCTTCTACCTGATCAGCCGCTTCGGCCTGTCGATCCAGTCGGCCCAGGTGCACCTGTTCCTGTTCCTCTTCGCCGTGGCCGCCGGCACCATCCTGGGCGGCCCCATCGGCGACCGGATCGGGCGCAAGCGGGTGATCTGGGCGTCGATCCTGGGGGCCGCGCCCTTCACCCTGGCGCTGCCCTACGCCAACCTGTTCTGGACCGGCGTGCTGACGGTGATCATTGGCTTCATCATGGCCTCGGCCTTCTCCGCCATCCTGGTGTTCGCCCAGGAGCTGATCCCGGGCAAGGTGGGCACCGTGTCGGGCCTGTTCTTCGGCTTTGCCTTCGGCATGGGCGGCATCGGCGCCGCGGTGCTGGGCCGGCTGGCCGATGCCTGGGGCATCGAGTACGTGTACTGGCTGTGCTCGTTCCTGCCCCTGCTGGGTATTTGTGCCGCCCTGCTGCCAAATCCGGCCAGGCCGCGCTAG
- a CDS encoding AraC family transcriptional regulator, with the protein MASHHFDDGLDRSDLPVTGLAADYRSGEATCRHSHLNAQLIYAVEGVMVVNSPEGRWIVPPTRAIWMPGGTEHWNRMVGGVRMRTVFIRPDAAPGLPRDCSVIGVSPLLRELIVAAVAVPLPYSAESRDGRLMRLLLDEITQMDVLPLHLPTPRDGRLARLCDGLLAAPDDTTPLGDWARRLGVTEKTLQRLFRRDTGMTFGEWRQQARLLEGLEQLATGSKIVDVALNLGYSSPSAFATMFKRQFGVPPSAYFADAAGG; encoded by the coding sequence ATGGCCAGCCACCATTTCGACGACGGCCTGGACCGTAGCGACCTGCCCGTCACCGGACTGGCGGCGGACTACCGCTCCGGCGAGGCCACCTGCCGCCATTCCCACCTCAACGCCCAGCTGATCTACGCGGTGGAGGGGGTGATGGTGGTCAACAGCCCGGAGGGCCGCTGGATCGTCCCCCCCACCCGGGCAATCTGGATGCCCGGTGGCACCGAGCACTGGAACCGCATGGTCGGCGGGGTGCGCATGCGCACCGTGTTCATCCGTCCCGACGCGGCCCCCGGCCTGCCCCGGGACTGCTCGGTGATCGGCGTCTCGCCCCTGCTGCGCGAGCTGATCGTCGCCGCGGTGGCGGTGCCCCTGCCCTACTCCGCCGAATCCCGGGACGGTCGGCTGATGCGCCTGCTGCTCGACGAGATCACCCAGATGGACGTGCTGCCCCTGCACTTGCCCACGCCCCGGGACGGACGCCTGGCCCGGCTGTGCGACGGGTTGCTGGCGGCCCCCGACGACACCACGCCGCTCGGCGACTGGGCCAGGCGGCTGGGGGTGACGGAAAAAACCCTGCAACGATTGTTCCGCCGCGATACCGGCATGACCTTTGGCGAATGGCGCCAGCAGGCCCGGCTACTCGAAGGGCTGGAACAGTTGGCCACCGGCAGCAAGATCGTGGACGTGGCCCTGAACCTGGGCTATAGCAGCCCGAGCGCCTTCGCCACCATGTTCAAGCGCCAGTTCGGCGTACCGCCCAGCGCCTATTTCGCCGACGCGGCGGGGGGCTGA